The segment AGATACTTTTGAAAAAAATTCCCAGAAAAAAGCTTTAGAAATTGCTAAATTTACTAATATGATTACAATTGCTGATGATTCAGGGCTTTGTGTGGAGGCTTTAAATGGAGAACCAGGAGTTTTTTCAGCTAGATATGCTGGAGAAAAAGCTACAGATGAAGAGAATAATAAAAAATTAATCTATGTACTTAAGGGAATAAAAAATAGAAAGGCTAAATTTGTTTGCGTTATAACATTAGCTAAACCTACAGGAGAGACTTATAGTTTTAAAGGAGAAGTTTGTGGGGAAATCATAGATGAACCTAGAGGAGAATATGGATTTGGTTATGACCCGTATTTTTATATAAAAGAATATGGAAAAACAACTGCAGAGATGCCAGATAAAAAAAATGAAATAAGTCATAGATCAATTGCATTAAAATTATTAAAAGAAAATTTATTTGAAATTTTAAAATAAAGAGTAATTAAAACTGGTCTACTAAAATTAGAAATAATTTTAGTAGACCAGTTTTTTATTTTTGAATACACTAAAATACATTGTAATATCTTATAATACAAGGGTAAAAGAGCATATAAAAAATAAATGAGTAAAAATAAAATATAGAAAATAAAAGGAGAATAGGCTTAGAAAAAAAGATTAATATACCAAAAAAATAGACACATATAAATTATATATATGTATTATCATTTGTTGAAAAAAAGCTGACTTTACAAAATAAAGAAAAGATACTATCCTTATATCAAATGAAAGCAAACCTTATATAAATATAATTAATTAAAAATTTTATATAAATAAAAGGGGGGATTTATGAAAGCAAAAAGCAAAAAAAAATCGTTTATGGGAAAATTTATTGATCTCATTGAAAAAGGAGGGAATAAATTACCACATCCATTTATTCTTTTTACTTGGTTAATTTTGATCACAATGGTAGCATCTTTTTTGTTAAGTAAAATGGGATTTGAAGTTACTTATTTTGGTGTTTCTAAAAAATTAGGGGAGGCAAGTAAAGAAACAACAATTAAAGTTGTTAATTTATTGTCTAGAGAAAATTTACAGTATTTAGTTAGAGAAATTCCAACAATATTTGTTTCATATGCGCCTTTAAAATTAGTTATGATTATGATGGTGGCGAGTGCATTTATCGAAAAAACAGGTTTTTTCGAAACTTTTATGAAAAAATATTTATTAAAGGCACCTAAATCTCTAATAACTTTTGCATTAGTATTCATAGCTATAAACGCTAATTTAATGTCTGATGCAGGAACTATTTTTGCTATATCAATAGGAGGGGTAGTATTTGTTGCTTTAGGTAGAAATCCATTAATTGGAATAATATTGGGGTATGTAGGTGCTAGTGGAGGATTTACAGCTAATTTATTTTTGGCAGGAACAGATGCCTTGTTGGCAGGAATAACAGAAAATGCAGTAAGAAGTATGGGCCTAGATGTAGCAATAAATCCAGTTGTAAATTATTTTTTTATGGCAAGTGCAACTTTCATAATGGCAATAACTGTGACTTTGTTTACTGAGAAAGTTATAGTTCCTATGGTTGGAGATGGTGATGGAGTTATCGATAATGAACTTTTATCAAAGCATAAATTGACTTTAGAGCAAGAAAAAGGTTTAAAATATGCATTGTATGGATTTATATTTTTTATAGTAGTTATGTTAATGTTGACAGTTCCTCAAGGAGCTTTTTTTAGAAATTCTTCAGGTAATTTTTTACCTAAGTCACCTTTATTTAAATCAATTATCGTTATAATAGCTTTTTTATTTATGTCAACAGGGATTCCTTATGGAATAGCTACTAAATATATAAAAACTTCTAGAGATATTCCTAGAATAATTAGTTTAGGAATAACTCAGTCAGTACCATTTTTAACAACAACATTAGCAGCAGCAATATTTATAGATTTAGTAAATAAATCTAATATATTTAAAATTATAGCAATAAAAGGAGCTGAGATATTAAAAGAAGGAGATGTAGGATTAATTGCTCTATGTCTGACAGTAATACTAATCACAACTTTTGTTAATCCATTTATGACTAGTGGATCTTCAAAATGGTTATTGATAGCTCCTATGGTAGTTCCTATGTTTACAGTATTGAATGTTCACCCTGCTTATGCACAATTAGCTTATAGAATAGGAGATTCTTGTACAAATATAATTTCTCCTTTACATTCAGCTCTACCTATTTTACTTGGTTTGTTAGCTGAATATCAGATGCAAGGAAAGATACCTTTAAGACCAGGAGAAACAGAACAAAGAGAAATGGGAATGGGAACTATATTTTCATTAACGATACCTTATTCTATGGTTTTGTTATTAACAATGACAGTTATGTTTATAGTTTGGATTATATTTAAACTTCCAATTGGACCAGGAGTAACAATGAATTTATTATAATATTTATTTTGGAGGAGAATTATGCTTATAAAGAATGCGAAAATATTAAGTTATGGAGTGAAAGAAGATATATATGATATTTTTATAGAAAAAGGAAAAATAAAAAGTATTAAAAAGAATATTTTAGGTTTAGAAAATGAAAAAATAATTGATGCTAAAGGAATGTATGTAACCCCTGGTTTAATAGATGCACATACTCATTTAGGTTTAAAGGGAGATTCGTTAGGAGAATTTTATTCAGAACATAATGAAAAAAATAGCAAAATATCTCCACATTTAAGAGCAATAGATGCTATAAATCCTCAGGATAGAACTTTTAAAGAGGCTGTAAATGCAGGGATAACTACTTGTGCTAGTGGACCAGGATCGGCAAATATTATAGGTGGACAATTTGCATGTATAAAGACTTATGGCGGTGTGATAGATAGTATGGTTATAAATCCTTATATTGGTATGAAAGCAGCTTTAGGAGAAAATCCTAAAAAAAGATATGAAACAACAAGAATGGGAATTGCGTCAGAGTTAAGAGAATTTTTATTAAAGTGCCAAAAATATTTAACTACAGATGGAGAATATGATAAAAAATGTGAGGCAATGATTCCTATAATGAAAAGAGAAAAGCCTTTAAAAATTCATGTTCATAGAGCAGACGATATAGCTACTGCTATAAGAATTTCAGAAGAGTTTAATATTAAATATACATTGGATCATGTTACAGGAGGAGTAGAAATCTTAGAATATATACAAAGTAAAAAGGAAGTTCCCCTTTTACTTGGACCAAGTTTAGGAGGAAGAGGGAAAGTAGAATTGCTAGGAAAAAGTTTTGAAAATGTTGTTAAATTATCTGTGGGAAGGGATGTTTGCTTGATTACAGATGCCCCGGTAATTCCTTTACAATATCTTCCAGTTTGTGCAGGATTAGCAATTTCTAAGGGAATGGATTATAAAAAAGCTTTTGAAGCAGTTACGATTAATCCTGCTAAAGTAATGGGAATAGAAAATAGGTTAGGAAGTTTAGAAGAAGGAAAGGATGGGGATGTTGTTATTTGGAAAGATAAACCACTAGTAACTATACAGGATCCAATTTATGTTATAGTCGATGGAAAAATAATTAAAGGTGATTAAATGGAAAAAATAGAAAGACTAAGAGAATTAGATAATTATTTACATTCAATACCAGAATTAGGACTTCAAGAGTATGAAACTGCAAATTTTATAAGAAAAACTTTAGAAAATAAAAAAATTTTATACGAGAAGATTGCAAATACAGGAACGTTAGTATATTTTGAAGGGGAGGAGAAAAGTATTATTGCTTTTAGAGCGGATATTGACGCATTGCCTTTAGGAGATAATTCTAATCACGGTTCTCCTTCTAAAAAAGAAGGATATTCTCATGCTTGTGGACACTCAGGACATACTTCGGCTTTATTAGAAACTATTTTAGAGGTTAAAGAACTTATAAATTCAGGGATAAAATTAAAAAAATCATTATTATTTATCTTTCAACCAGGAGAAGAGGGATTTGCAGGAGCTAAAGTTGTGATAAGTGATAAAAATTTTAAAAAATATTCTAACGATATAGTAGGCTTTTATGCGACACATTTAAGACCTGAACTAAAAGAAGGGGTAATAGGTGTTAATACAGGATTTATGACAGCCCAAAATATTAATATAAAATGGGATATAGAAGGAAAGGGTGGTCATGGAGCATATCCTCATAAAGGAATAGACATTGTTGTTATAACTTCTGAATTGATAGGAGCCTATCAAACTATTCGTTCAAGAAATATTCATCCAGGAGATATGTATTTATTTACTATAGGGAAATTTTTTACAGGTTCTAAAATAAATGGTAAATTTAAACCTGGTGGAGCAAGAAATATAATTCCAAATAATATTCAATTAGAGGGAACAATAAGAATGTATGATAAAAAATATATTGAAGTTTCCAGAGAAAGAATAGAAAAAATTAATAAAGGTTTTGAAGAAGCATATGATATAAAGATAAATATGTATTTTGAACCAAAATATCCTCCAATGTTAAATGATGAAAAATTATCAAAAAATATTAAAAAGGCAGCACAGAATTTAAAGATTCAGGTAATAGAAGAAAACAAAAGTACAGGATCTGAAGATTTTTCGTTTTTTGGAGATATAGCACCTATTTTTATGTTTGCCACAGGGATTAGGAATGAAAAAAAAGGTCATATTTTTGGTTTACATAATCCAAAATTTGGTTATGATGTGAATGCTTTGCAAAGTATAGTTAAAATTTATTTGAAAGTAATAGAAAATTGTTGTATATAAAATTTTTATAAGAATTAATAAAAAAGGATTGATTTATTTTTATAATCAATCCTTTTTTATTTTTTATTTAGTCATATATTTGTAAATATATTCAAAATGTTTATTTAGAGCTTTTCTTGATTTTTCAAGATTTTTTTCATATAATCCCTCAACTATTTCTTCGTGTGATTTAAATAATTTTTCTTTATTTTCTTCATCTGTAAAAATTTTAGCTCTTATGTTTTCAATAAAAGTATTTAGTAATGTATCAAAGGCTTTTAAATTATCAATAATATATCTATTTTCTGAAAGTTCAGCTATATAAAAGTGCAATTTTTTATCATAAAAAGATTTCATTTCTTCTGTTTGACAATTTTTAAGCATATTTAAGAAAATAGAAATTTCTTTTAATTGACTAGGAGTTATTTTATTAATTGTAAGGGTTAATGCCTCTAATTCTAGAGCGTATCTAAAATCTATTATTTCCTTTAAACTAGAATGCCCTTCCAGAGAAGCCATTAAAATTATAAGTTCTTCCAAAGGTTTTAAAAAATTATTATGTATATAATTTCCAGAACCTTGTATTACTTTTAAAGCTCCCATTCTATTTAAAATACGAATCCCTTCTCTTACAGAATTTCTACTGATATTTAAACTTTCAGCAAGTTGTCTTTCTGGAGGAAGTTTATCTCCGAGCTTATAATGACCACTTTTAATATTATCTTTTACAAAATTAATTAAAATTTCGTAAGACTTTTCATTTTTTTCCATTTGAATCAAACTCCTTTTAATCTATTAGAACTAATTATATCATTAAATAGCTATTTTATAAAGAAAAAACAATGTTTTCTAATGAAAAAATAATTTTATCTTTTTTTATATAAAAAACCAGATTAAATTTTAATCAAAAAAGAATAAAAAATAAATCTAAAAGAACATTGAAAATAAATAATTCAAATGTAAAAAAAGCTCGCTTGCTAAGCGTCTCTGTAAAAAAATAGTTCAAAAAATTCTAAAATAATAGAAAAAGAGTTATAATTGCTCGAATTTAAGCCGACTTTAAATTTGACAAAAAATAATAAAAAGGATAGAATTACCCTATAACTTGGTAGGACCAATTAAAGAAAATAAAAGAGCTTAAATATATAAAATAAAAAAATAGTTACTAATGATTCTTTACTTAACAATAAATTACAGGGGTTTAATTTTTTAGGGAGGTGCATTTGATGTTTTTTAAATTTATTTTAGCGGTTCTACCAATTATCTGGCTTATAATTGGTTTAAGTTGGTTTAAAATGTCTGGACATAAAGCTTGTCCGATAGCGTTATTAATTACAACTATTTTATCACTTATTTTTTGGAAGATGCCTTTTATAGGAGCATTAACAGCAGCATTAGAAGGAGTGGCTTTAGCTATTTGGCCAATCTGTTTAACCATAGTATCAGCAGTTTTTGTTTATAATATTATAGTTCATACAAAAAATATGGAGATAATAAAGGCGATGTTAACAAAAGTTTCTGTAGATAAGAGAGTTCTTGTGCTTATTATTGCATGGGGATTTGGAGGATTTATGGAAGGAATGGCAGGGTTTGGTACTGCAGTAGCTATTCCAGCAAGTATTTTATACGGATTAGGAGTTAATCCAGTATATGCAGCAGCAGTTTGTATGTTATCTAATACTACACCGACTATTTGTGGATCAATTGGAATTCCAGCAATAACAGCAGGTTCTATAATTGGAGTTCCAGCAGGAAAAGTTGCTTTAACAGCAATAATGCAATCTTCTCCAATAGTTATATTAACTCCATTTATTTTGGTAATAACAATAGGAAGATCATTTAAAGCTTTGAAAGGAATGTTTTGGGTAACATTAATATCTGGAGTAGCATTTTTAATACCAGAATATTTTGTAGCTAAATTTATAGGTCCAGAATTACCAGTAGTAATAGGAGCATTAGTTTCTATGGCAGCAACAATATTAGCGGGAAGAATTTTTGTTAAAGAAACAGAAGAAAATAAACAATATCACGTAATTAGAGATATAAATAAGATAGAAAAGAAAGAGATTTCTTTTTCTAGAGGTATTCTAGCGTGGTTACCTTTTATATTGATTCTTTGCTTATTATTATTAACTTCAACTTTATTTCCTATGATTCATAATCCATTAGCAAAAATAAAAACAGCAGTACAGATATATAAGGGTGTTGGAGCAAGTAAATATGTATTTACGTGGATAGCAACTCCAGGAATAATAATATTAATTGCAGGTTTTATAGGTGGAAGTATTCAAAAAGCTTCTTTTGGAGAAATGTTTGAAGTTTTAATAAAAACTTTAATAGAAATGAAAAAAACAATTATAACAATAGTATCTGTAATAGCAACAGCTAAGATTATGGGATATAGTGGAATGATTGGAGATATAGCTACTTTAGCAGTAGCAGTAACAGGAAGTTTTTATCCTTTGATTGCTCCATTTGTAGGATCTATAGTTACATTTGTAGCAGGAAGTGCAACTCCTTCAGTAGTATTATTTACAGGTCTTCAAGCTCAAACTGCAAAAACTTTAGGAATACCAGAAGTGTGGTTGGCGGCTATAAATATTTGTGGGGCTGTTTCTGCTAAGGCGGTTTCTCCTCAAAGTATTGCAATAGGAGTTGCGGCAGTTGGAATAGCAGGAGAAGAAAGTAGAATATTCAATATAGTCATAAAGTACTATTTCTTCTTTATGATTATATTAGGAGTAATAGCTTATGTTTTTAAAGGAATAGCAATTTAAGAAAATAAAAATTTAAAGATAATAAATTTAAGGAGGAATTATGAAAACTTATAATAAAATTACACCAGAAATAATTGAAAAATTTAAGGGGATAGCTCCTAAAAGAGTTTATTTTGGAAAAGAAGTCAATGAAGATTATTCTCATGATGAAATGTCCATTTATGGTAAAGCTATACCAGAAGCTGTTATAGAGGTATTATCGACAGAGGAAGTTTCAGAAATCATGAAGATCTGCAATGAAAATTCAATACCAGTAACTCCAAGAGGTGCAGGAACAGGACTTGCAGGAGGAGCTGTTTGTATACATGGTGGAATAGTTATTTCTACAGTTAAAATGAATAAAGTTTTAGAGTGGGATTTAGAAAATTTTATAGTTAAAGTTGAGCCAGGAGTTTTACTTAACGATTTAGCTGAGGCTGCAAACAAAAAACATTTATTATATCCGCCAGATCCCGGTGAAAAATTTGCTACATTAGGTGGAAATGTTTCAACTAATGCAGGGGGAATGAGAGCAGTAAAGTATGGAACAACTAGAGATTATGTAAAGGCAATGACAGTTGTTTTACCTACAGGTGAAATTGTAAAATTTGGAGCAAATGTTTCTAAAACAAGTTCAGGTTATAGTTTACTAAATTTAATGATAGGATCAGAAGGAACTTTAGGAATAATAACAGAGCTTACTTTAAAACTAATTCCTCAACCAAAAGAAGTTGTTAGTTTAATAATTCCATATGTTGATTTAGATGAATGTATTTCAACTGTTCCTAAATTTAAAATGAATCATTTAGCACCGCAAGCTTTAGAATTTATGGAAAGAGAGATAGTATTATCTTCAGAAAATTATTTGGGGAAATCAGTATTCCCAAAAGAAGTTGAAGGAGAAAAAGTAGGAGCTTATTTATTAGTTACTTTTGATGGTAATTCTGAAGAAGAGTTAGAAGATATTATAGAAAAAGCTTCAGAAGTTGTTCTAGAAGCTGGTGCTCTAGATGTTTTAGTTGCAGATACTCCAGCACTTAAAAGAGATGCTTGGGCAGCAAGAGGATCATTTCTTGAAGCAATAATTGCAGATACAAAATTATTAGATGAATGTGATGTAGTAGTGCCAATTACTAAAATACCTGAATATTTAAAATATATTAATTCATTAGAAGGAGAAGTTGGATTAAAAATTAAAAGTTTTGGACATGCAGGTGATGGTAATTTACATATTTATGCTTGCAGTAATGAATTAGAAAAAGAAGAATTTATAAAAAGAGCAGATAACTTTATGGAGAAAGCTTATAGCAGAGCAACTAAATTAGGAGGACAAATTTCA is part of the Fusobacterium sp. JB019 genome and harbors:
- a CDS encoding XTP/dITP diphosphatase; the encoded protein is MRIFLATGNKNKIKEIEKIFNVEGIEILSINDGINIPDVKEDGDTFEKNSQKKALEIAKFTNMITIADDSGLCVEALNGEPGVFSARYAGEKATDEENNKKLIYVLKGIKNRKAKFVCVITLAKPTGETYSFKGEVCGEIIDEPRGEYGFGYDPYFYIKEYGKTTAEMPDKKNEISHRSIALKLLKENLFEILK
- a CDS encoding AbgT family transporter, which produces MKAKSKKKSFMGKFIDLIEKGGNKLPHPFILFTWLILITMVASFLLSKMGFEVTYFGVSKKLGEASKETTIKVVNLLSRENLQYLVREIPTIFVSYAPLKLVMIMMVASAFIEKTGFFETFMKKYLLKAPKSLITFALVFIAINANLMSDAGTIFAISIGGVVFVALGRNPLIGIILGYVGASGGFTANLFLAGTDALLAGITENAVRSMGLDVAINPVVNYFFMASATFIMAITVTLFTEKVIVPMVGDGDGVIDNELLSKHKLTLEQEKGLKYALYGFIFFIVVMLMLTVPQGAFFRNSSGNFLPKSPLFKSIIVIIAFLFMSTGIPYGIATKYIKTSRDIPRIISLGITQSVPFLTTTLAAAIFIDLVNKSNIFKIIAIKGAEILKEGDVGLIALCLTVILITTFVNPFMTSGSSKWLLIAPMVVPMFTVLNVHPAYAQLAYRIGDSCTNIISPLHSALPILLGLLAEYQMQGKIPLRPGETEQREMGMGTIFSLTIPYSMVLLLTMTVMFIVWIIFKLPIGPGVTMNLL
- a CDS encoding amidohydrolase, translating into MLIKNAKILSYGVKEDIYDIFIEKGKIKSIKKNILGLENEKIIDAKGMYVTPGLIDAHTHLGLKGDSLGEFYSEHNEKNSKISPHLRAIDAINPQDRTFKEAVNAGITTCASGPGSANIIGGQFACIKTYGGVIDSMVINPYIGMKAALGENPKKRYETTRMGIASELREFLLKCQKYLTTDGEYDKKCEAMIPIMKREKPLKIHVHRADDIATAIRISEEFNIKYTLDHVTGGVEILEYIQSKKEVPLLLGPSLGGRGKVELLGKSFENVVKLSVGRDVCLITDAPVIPLQYLPVCAGLAISKGMDYKKAFEAVTINPAKVMGIENRLGSLEEGKDGDVVIWKDKPLVTIQDPIYVIVDGKIIKGD
- a CDS encoding M20 family metallopeptidase, with translation MEKIERLRELDNYLHSIPELGLQEYETANFIRKTLENKKILYEKIANTGTLVYFEGEEKSIIAFRADIDALPLGDNSNHGSPSKKEGYSHACGHSGHTSALLETILEVKELINSGIKLKKSLLFIFQPGEEGFAGAKVVISDKNFKKYSNDIVGFYATHLRPELKEGVIGVNTGFMTAQNINIKWDIEGKGGHGAYPHKGIDIVVITSELIGAYQTIRSRNIHPGDMYLFTIGKFFTGSKINGKFKPGGARNIIPNNIQLEGTIRMYDKKYIEVSRERIEKINKGFEEAYDIKINMYFEPKYPPMLNDEKLSKNIKKAAQNLKIQVIEENKSTGSEDFSFFGDIAPIFMFATGIRNEKKGHIFGLHNPKFGYDVNALQSIVKIYLKVIENCCI
- a CDS encoding GntR family transcriptional regulator, with the protein product MEKNEKSYEILINFVKDNIKSGHYKLGDKLPPERQLAESLNISRNSVREGIRILNRMGALKVIQGSGNYIHNNFLKPLEELIILMASLEGHSSLKEIIDFRYALELEALTLTINKITPSQLKEISIFLNMLKNCQTEEMKSFYDKKLHFYIAELSENRYIIDNLKAFDTLLNTFIENIRAKIFTDEENKEKLFKSHEEIVEGLYEKNLEKSRKALNKHFEYIYKYMTK
- a CDS encoding lactate permease LctP family transporter codes for the protein MFFKFILAVLPIIWLIIGLSWFKMSGHKACPIALLITTILSLIFWKMPFIGALTAALEGVALAIWPICLTIVSAVFVYNIIVHTKNMEIIKAMLTKVSVDKRVLVLIIAWGFGGFMEGMAGFGTAVAIPASILYGLGVNPVYAAAVCMLSNTTPTICGSIGIPAITAGSIIGVPAGKVALTAIMQSSPIVILTPFILVITIGRSFKALKGMFWVTLISGVAFLIPEYFVAKFIGPELPVVIGALVSMAATILAGRIFVKETEENKQYHVIRDINKIEKKEISFSRGILAWLPFILILCLLLLTSTLFPMIHNPLAKIKTAVQIYKGVGASKYVFTWIATPGIIILIAGFIGGSIQKASFGEMFEVLIKTLIEMKKTIITIVSVIATAKIMGYSGMIGDIATLAVAVTGSFYPLIAPFVGSIVTFVAGSATPSVVLFTGLQAQTAKTLGIPEVWLAAINICGAVSAKAVSPQSIAIGVAAVGIAGEESRIFNIVIKYYFFFMIILGVIAYVFKGIAI
- a CDS encoding FAD-binding oxidoreductase; amino-acid sequence: MKTYNKITPEIIEKFKGIAPKRVYFGKEVNEDYSHDEMSIYGKAIPEAVIEVLSTEEVSEIMKICNENSIPVTPRGAGTGLAGGAVCIHGGIVISTVKMNKVLEWDLENFIVKVEPGVLLNDLAEAANKKHLLYPPDPGEKFATLGGNVSTNAGGMRAVKYGTTRDYVKAMTVVLPTGEIVKFGANVSKTSSGYSLLNLMIGSEGTLGIITELTLKLIPQPKEVVSLIIPYVDLDECISTVPKFKMNHLAPQALEFMEREIVLSSENYLGKSVFPKEVEGEKVGAYLLVTFDGNSEEELEDIIEKASEVVLEAGALDVLVADTPALKRDAWAARGSFLEAIIADTKLLDECDVVVPITKIPEYLKYINSLEGEVGLKIKSFGHAGDGNLHIYACSNELEKEEFIKRADNFMEKAYSRATKLGGQISGEHGIGHGKVDFLVESLGDTNMRLMKEIKNVFDPNMVLNPGKVCYKL